Within Harpia harpyja isolate bHarHar1 chromosome 4, bHarHar1 primary haplotype, whole genome shotgun sequence, the genomic segment CAGTTGCCTAACAGGAGACAGCCCTTCTCCTCACAAAGCAAATTTTTCAAAACTTCGTACTATCTTCCGAATTTACCAACTACAGTGGGGTTGCCCTACCAGCATGAGTTGGGGACATTTCTCTGTGGGTTCACTTAATGCTAAATTAAATGTTCTGCAGGTACAAGTAACCAAGCATGAGACAGAAAGTAAGCTAAGATACTGTCTGCCGTACAAAATTTGTTCCCAGATTGTGCCTGAGGGAATCGCACAAAGCCCACAATTACTGAACAAGTATGTTGGAGACCCTACAGGAAACAGTGTTGATATTTCGCGAAGCTCTTCTCCTGTCAAGAAAATGACCTTTTATACAGTATCTCTACTGGAATTCAGGCTACTTCCTACTCATTCTGGCAAGTTAGCTTTCAGAGAAACCTTGAGATTTTAAATCACCGAGCaacattcattatttttgttctctAACTACGGGGAATTTCAGCGAATCAGAACACTACTTAAAGCAAAGTTCTGGGTCTGTTTCATGCAAATCAAATACCGAAGCCATGGAGAGGTGTCTGTAGAAAGATTACTTTAAAAGATAAAGATAAGCATAGTACTcacttttctgaaatttcttcCAGTAGTTCCATCAATTTAGCGGCCAAACCCAGCCGTCGAAATTCTGGTGCAACAGAGAGAGCAGTCACATGTCCATGCCACTCTTCCCTAGCCACAGAGCCTTCTGCTTTACCCATTACTGTGAACATACATAACATCAGCACAGTAGCACCTTTGAAATAACACACCACCCACAGCTATACATCTTTACAAAAGAACCAAGCACTGTATAAACAAACATTgtgtcctggtttaagcccagccagcaactaggcaccacacagccgctcgctcactccctcccctcccagagggatgggaaggagaatcagggggaaaaaaaaaaaaagtaaaacttgtgggttgacataagaacaatttaaaaactcaagtaaaataaaattaatactaacaataataaaaaaaaataataacaattgtaatgaaaaggaatataataaaataaaacagtaattaaaaaccccaagaaaagacaagtgatgcacaatgcaattgctcaccacccgctgagcaatgcccgagcagcgatccgcccctcccggccaactccccctagtttatatactgagcatgacattctgtggtatagaatatccctctggctagttcaggtcagctgtcctgaccaCGCGCCCTCCCAGCTTCtggtacacctgcttgctggcagagcataggaaactgaaaaatccttaacttaggataagcgctacttagcaacgactaaaacatcggtgtgttatcaacattattctcacactaaatccaaaccacactgtaccagctactaggaagaaaattaactctatcccagccgaaaccggGACACGTTGCAATGATCGTGGTCAAAGCTCAAACAGGGATGTCTACATTATCATTCTGTGATTCAGCAACcactaaaaatgtcattttgctCAAGTATTACAGTAGTGTCTTGACTagtgcaaaaaaaattaattttttcaaattcATTGTTTGAGGCATGACTTCCAAATGCAAATTTTAAGCAACTCTTGTGAGTCTTTAACTGAGCAGAATTCAGGATCTAACTAAAATAGTGGAGGAACAGAGGGCTAGAAGCCCCAAACTAACCATCCCAGCAACTACTGAAGGCTTTTGGTGACTAGAGGGGAATAGAGCTTGGGAAGCTTTGCCAATGTGGCAACAGAAAGCTAAGGCCCTGTGAACATGgtatgtttaaggaaaaaaaaccccaaaatgggggggggggggaatgttgtTTTGGGGGACTTCTTTGTAGTTCCTCTCCCTTCTATGCAGAGCCAAGCCAGTATTAGTTCACTAATGAATATTCATGCTTCCACATGGTACTTTTATGAACACCACAGTCGCTGCTAATAAGCAACTGGTTGGGTACGGAGAAACCTTCTGTACAGCAAAAGCTTTAAGCTTTACTATGTTAAATACTTTATTTCCCAGGTCCCTGCAAAGACCCTTATTCTgccctgcaccccctccccagaaaaggggaaaaaagcctggaAGGACTAAACAAACCAACAGCTCTATGCAGAACGCCTTCTGAAGACCACGAATATTCCACAGCAAATAAGCAACTGACATCCAGACCCAGAGCACTCCCTCACAGGACACTGCGAAACCCAAGCCCAGAGTTTTTACTCACTGATGACTGACAGCGTGTGAGATCGGAGCCGAGCGCAGGGACCCAATTCCAGGATTACAGAAACGCTCGTACACGTACATTCACCCGTGTAACGCGCGGGTGGACGTTACCACACTCAAGACTCTTTGCGGCGCTCGTAACATCAAACCAAAACCCGCTGCTCCGAGACCCACGTAACACCCTTTAGACACTTATGAGGCGGTAAGGTGACGCGTAACGTTCCCCTTCCCTGCCGGGCACCTGGAAAACGCGAAGAGGAAGAAGAGCTCCCGCGTTatacccaccccacccccccgccacGAACGCGCCATGCAGCGGGAGGCTAAGGCAGCTGGAGCACCCGGAGCCGCACCGCACTCACTGTAACCCATCAGCTCCCCGCCGGGCGCCTCGGCGACGACGAAATACTCGGGCCAGTGGGCCAGGTACTGCAGGTAGAAGGGTATCCCGTACTGGGGCGCTGGGTTAAGGACCAAgctgtcgccgccgccgccgcccgccctaGGCCCCGCGCCTCCTCCGCGGCCGCCGGAAGGATACGGTCTCCGTCAGCGGGTCCAGgttgctgcgggggggggggggagagcgacGCTCGCCacgggcccgggccgggccccgaGGGGCCGAGCGGGGCGGACAGCGAGCtcgggggggcagggagaggagcgcGGAAGGCGGCGGGCACTCACATGTTGTTGAAGCGGAAGAGGTCGTCGCAGGTGAAGGCGCGGAGCGTCGTCATtatcgctgctgccgccgctcctgctgctgccgccgccgctcctgctgctgccgccgccgctcctgctgctgccgccgccgctcctgctgctgccgccgccgctcctgctgctgccgccgccgctcctgctgctgccgccgccgccggcccggaaACGCTGCCGCCGCCCAAGGGCCCTTCCGCCAGGAAGAGGCGGAAGCGGAAGGCCGCAGTGGCGGGAGGCGGTCGGAGCCTGGCTCCTGGGGCGGGGAGAGCTGCTGCAGCGCCCAGGGTCGGCCCCGGGGCGCGCACCGAGGCGGCCCCCGGGGGCTACCGCTGGCCGCAGCGGCTGAGAGCTGGGTGCTCTTGGCCTTATCTTCCCGTCGAAAAGGGGCGGTCTCACGAAAACTCTCTACCAGACAGTATTTTACGAAAAATACAGCCTTCTCTCTGCTTCAGTAGCTTGATTTGGGTCACCTTCCCTTACCCTCTTGCCTGTATCTCCCCAGTCTTGGCAAGAGCTAGGAGGGCctcacagtaacttttttttttttttttttaatcagggtACAGCAGACTTTGTGCACTCTTAGTTTTCTGAAATTACAGAAAtggcctcccccccaccccagtaaTGAATCCTCACCCACTTTGTGATACTGCAACTCTAGCAGAGAAAGAACAATCCAGTGACTAAGACTTGGCTGAAAGGCTGAGACTGCAAGGAAGGATGGCAGCCTTTaagatgaaaaacaagaaaaacaacatgGCAAAATGACAAGAAGTTAGGTTTAATTCAAGCTGGGCTGCAGGTGGCGTTTTATGATTTTGCACTATGTACTTTCTGTGAATTCACAAATAATCCCCTGATGTAGTGTTAACTTTTCTGTTAAGCCTCTTTCATTAGTAAGATTTAGGGATTTATTACCTCCAGCTTTATTTCCTTTAGCCTTTCTAGTTACTTCTCTATTTCAAAAAGAGGgagtaataaataaaaagagactACCTCAACTATaagctttttcttgtttttcagtatttcacaACATCAAACACCTCACATTGGAGAAGACTGAATAGCTTATTTTTACAAGTCCAAATTCCTTCCAAAGTTCTTGTATCATCTGTTTCCTGGCATTATGAGAAGTGGGAAGTGTTTTGCACAGCACAGTGAATAAAATGttctaattttcaaaagaaacaatTGCACAAGAATAGACAGCGGAATCATCTTGAGGTGGTTTGGGCACGCGTTTCCCTTTTTGCACGCTTTGCTTTCCTTCGTTTCACGCCTGAAATTCTGAGTTTCTTAATACTTTGCCTCTCTGCCCCAGTCCTTCCCTCCCCTAGCAGAGCCACCATGATATGAAAATAGTGGAATTTTCTTTAGCACTGAACATCAGTCTTAACTTCACAAAGAAATGGCTCAGCAGTCAAGATACCTGCCTCCTGCTTCTACTGACTGTTCAGGTCAAGCACACTAACTAGATAATACTGTTATTGCTTCTTTCCTTTGCAAAGAGTTTAAAGTGGGCCGAACAGtatgaaaagcagcaaggagtATCAGAGTCTACTGACACACAAACATTCAAGTGTGAAccatttcttaaaacaaaaagaaaaaacacaacccaaaaaCCACAGCACACAACATCCCAAATCATAGCTCAATATTACAATGTATTATGTGCAAAACTCaccatttacaaaatgaaatacaaacatgTGCCAGGGGTTTCAGATACAGGGCAAACTGACAAAAATGCTACAGATCTCTGTATGTACAATACACATGCTGCTCACGACATTTTTGTAATCATCTGCCTTACGTTGCACTGCTCACACCAGACTTGGGGAGAACCCCATGTCCCTCTAAAAAGAATAGCCCTAATTGACTTAAGTAGGGTCCAGAGCATCACCCACGGCATGGGCTATCTGGGACAAATCTATAGAACACACACATTTAATACCATTTTATCTTTGCATATGTAGGACTGACTTTCACATCTCACTTACTGAGTAACTTAGAACCATAAAATGCTACAACACATTCTTCAGTCCAAGACACGTTTTGATTTTGGTGACAAGACTGTAAAAAATAATGTTCTCCTTCACCTTAGTGATATATTTAATCCTCTGCTAACACAGATAGTATCTGGGATAGATGCTGTCAAATCCCTCCGCAAATCTACAATACTGCTTACATAAAAGTTCCTTACAAACCTCCTTCGCTTATTTTCTGCAAGGAGCCTGAACCAGCAGACTTAGCACATTTTAATTCTATATTAGGTTCTCTACATTCTTTCTCTGCCCCTTCTCTACATCCTTTTCTTTCAATTTCCTCTTCCAACTCCCTCATTCTGTCTAAAACAATGCATATAAACAATAATCCAGATAACAGTACATCAAGTTCAGATGAAGGCACTGAAATCACCAGTGCCAATGTTACAATCTTCTTACAGATAACAGAAGTTTCATAAGAACTCTCCTgtaacaggaaaagaagagaaaccagAGACTTTTAATGCAATACTCTAAAACCAGCAAGagatttattcttgtatattaaATGTTAAAATCACATGCATAATTATAGAATACtttatagttaaaaaaatatttcaaaaaccAACCCTGACAGTTTACCTGCAACTGCTATAAAATTtctatgatatatatatatatatatataaaaatggtgattttcagtaattaaaaaaattaggaaaggaTGCAATCATCCAGGTAATTATGAGTTAACTGATGCCCTGCATCGGACAGTCTTGTCAAACTCATGCTGGTGAAACTGAGCTCATACCAGCCAGTTTACTGAAATACTTGTCTAGCGTACatatatttaaatcaaaatggCATTTGGCTAAAGGATGAGTGTAGGAAAATAGATTTCTGAACACTACAGCAAAAGACCTGCAGAGGGCCACAGTATAATATGCTTCAAAAGAGTCTGTGGTACAAGAAATTCAGCCTCATGTGCTGTTTACTCAAACACGCTGGTGGACTATTCCGCATAACTGGCCATATGCATGGTTTACATGGGTTCTTGTAAGCAACGCTAGGCATGTCTGTCTGCGTGTATTTTACTAGGCATTTATGGTTTAAGACCTGTTTTAGCTCCTAAGGCAGCCAGCCAACAAAGATGTTTTCAACAGTTAACAAGGAACAGAAATTAAACGATGAGTTGCTGGTTTTAAGAAGCTGAGTCATCGTTGTTTTGAAAAATGGCACCATATGGGTCACTGTTAATGCGCTTGTAGACAAAGTGAAACACCTGGGGTTGCGGACGGCTGTGCAACTCTGCCTTAATTTTCTGAGGATAGGTATCCTCTGTCAGTTGCTGCCAGGTGTcatcaacaaaaagaaacaggctATATTCTTCTGGATTGTCCACTTTAAACTTTTCAGCACAAAGCTGACATACATCTTCGGTAGTGATATATGGTCTTACTAGTAAGGTCTTTCCTGTACATCCACTGTTAACTTCCTGGAATGCAACACGAAGATAGTTCTGTAGAATGAGAAAACAGACATCAGAaactcaaaaaaccaaaactctgAAAACTGAGGAGTCAGCAACAAACAGCAAGCCTCTCCATGTTCTAGCTGTGAAACACACACCAGTGATTCCTGTACATTATGGCCACCTCGTGAATTGTGATGGTGGTGGTAAAACCATGGCAAGCCTGTGGTGGGCATAACAGAAATTCATAAGCTGACATTCTCCTTTCCTTGGCTTACATTCTAGCACTGCAATTAAGAGTAAATAGATACAGCCTTAAAGCCACATGGAAAACACCAGTGGTTTTAATGGGACTTGATGTTTGGCCATACTAGGAAACAAAATGCTGTGAAGCAAAACAAACATCTGAGGCAGCACGCCCGAGAGATGATGCTGCCGCTGCTGGCTGGGTCAATACTATAGAACAGAAGCTTCACACAGTATGTtagtcagaaggaaaaagaaaagaaaaaaaaagcctctgccagcagcacacaAGGCTGTTGATCTGCAAGTTACTGCACGATAAACTGTTTGCACTCTTACACTGCAGTATGCAAAAGGTAATCCATACACACGTAGGACATTTTCATCGCGTTAACCAGTGGCAATTTGGTATCCGAGCCTGATGTAACCAAGTTTCATgtgacagcattttctgtttttttaaaataaggcttagagggatggagaaagaaaatttactctGCAACATTAGAGTAAATCCATATGCTCTTGAGGCAAAAGCTGgatcttttttctctgttgaaattGACGCATACCCCAGCTCTGTTAACATGGATAAATTCTAAATatgtcccacaaggaaatgcaGTTCTAcctttcaaaaagcatttaaaaagtaaaataaaaagcaacaactaggaaaaaaaccaaaaatgtgtTTTGGACACATGAACAAAGCAGCCTGGtgtcatgtgctttttttttttttaaaaagaaataaactgcaaTTAAAGACTCAAAAGCAGTAAAATTAAAGGAGGTAGAAAAGACATGACCGTGAGAAAGACCTGTTTATTGACTGAGCTGGTATCTATGTTTGTATGCTGGATAAATTAAGCATGCTAAATCACAATGgtaaaaatttacatttcataGAAACGAGCTGTTAAAAGCTAAGACCAAGAAGAATGTTCATATGACATAAGTTCCAAAGAGCACTCTTGtctttaataaagtattttttgaTAGCTTGCAGACTGAAACACTGAAGCTTCGCAACAGCACTTAAACCATTGGGACTGAACAGAACTAATCCATTGTTGTTACCCAGCACGAAAAAATGATCAAAAAATCAGCCCTGGATAAGGCAAAACACACTACAGTTTTAATTTCTAATGTAGTTAACACACAGAAGACctgtttttaaatgcatatgCTTTTAGACAGACAGGATTGCTTAAAGGAGAGGCTGAAGTTTGTACCAATACCTGTAACTCACATACTAAATATCAGAATTATATATGCAGTGTCAGAAAGTTGTACTTAATCATCATCAAAatatgggattttttgcttttccatcCTTTTGAAGAAGGGAGGATGAAGGCCTTCAGGGCCCAAAAGCTGATAAGGCTGTGAGGCTGCATTACAGAAACTTAGTGATCACATCCTGGTTCAATGTGGGAAAGACGAGTTGCACTAATGTTGTGTTACACGTTGGTTGTGGGGAAGGTGCTGCATTTCGGAAATGCAGGACGTGGAGAAAGGAGACGGAAAACTGGCATTCTGAGCAGGCAGCAAAATGCTTGAATTTGTGCCAAGCATAGCCTGGAAGTGGTGTGATCTTACTGATTTGAAGCTCTCTTTCAAAAGAgacaacagaagcagcagcactggacACACTCTGTGCCagctcttcccccacccccctgcaTCTTCCCACATCCAGCATGGCATCCAGCTGTACAATTAGCTTGGCTGAAGTTCATTTGCCGAGGAAAAGAAGGTGAAACGGAATACAAGATCCTGCTGAAAGAATCTTCTGTCATTTAGTCATCCAGCAGAAATACAAGATGATGAATTTTCCAATGAAAAGTGTAGTGTTTTGCTAGAAAGAACAAAGACTCAAGCTACTTGAATGTGACACCTAACTACAGGTAAGCAGAATATAAAATGGATCCCAG encodes:
- the NAA20 gene encoding N-alpha-acetyltransferase 20; the encoded protein is MTTLRAFTCDDLFRFNNINLDPLTETYGIPFYLQYLAHWPEYFVVAEAPGGELMGYIMGKAEGSVAREEWHGHVTALSVAPEFRRLGLAAKLMELLEEISEKKGGFFVDLFVRVSNQVAVNMYKQLGYSVYRTVLEYYSASSGEPDEDAYDMRKALSRDTEKKSIIPLPHPVRPEDIE